CCGAGCAGCCAGCCGATGAGCAGGCCACCCCCGACGCCGACGCCCACCTTCCAGAGCACGTCCACGGTGAACCACTCGGCGAACCAGTCGCGCGGGGCGAGGCTGGTCGACGCGATGGCGATGGCGGCGTAGACGAACGGGAACGCCAGGCCGTCGTTGAGGCCGGCTTCGGAGGTCAACGCGAAGCGGACCTCGTCCTCGGAATCCTCCACGTCCGTCGGCTCGCCGACCTGCACGTCGGCGGCGAGCACCGGATCGGTCGGGGCCAGCGCGGCGCCCAACAACAGTGCGGCGGCCGGCACCAGCCCCGCCCACCACCAGCCGAGCAGCGCCACCGCCGCGATGCACAGTGGCATCGCGATCGCCAGCAGGCGCCAGGTGGACGACCACCGCCGCCAACTTAACGGACGGTCGATCTTGAGACCGGCACCCATCAGCGCGACGATCACCCCGACCTCGGTGAGGTGGGTGATCAGGTCCGGGTGGGCCAGCGGGTCCGGGGTCGGCAGCCCGACCGGCAGCAGGAACACCAGCATGCCGAGGGCGAGGAAGGCGATCGGCATCGACAGTGGGCGCCGCTCCAGCACCCGCGGTAGGACGCCCGCGAGCAGAGCGCCCAGGCCCACCAGCGCGAATGCCACGTCTACCGGCTCCACGGCACCACCCTTCCGCCGCACCCGCGAGGCGCGGGGCAGGTGGTGACAGACCATGCCCCGGAGGGCCTCCGGCTATGCGCGTACGGGCCGGCGAACCGGAGTGAGGCTCACCTCGGTCGGGTGAGCGGCGAGTCTGCCAGTTCGCCCAGCAGCGCGGCGGGGTCGTCGTACACCGCCACCGCGCCGGCGCCGGCGAGTTCGCCGCGGCTGGTGCCGCCGCAGGTCAGCCCCACACACGGGATGCTCAACGCGCCGGCCGCGACGACGTCCCACACCGAGTCGCCGACGAAGACCACCCGCTCGGCGGTCAACCCGGACTGTGTCAGCGCGGCGACCAGGATGTCCGGCGCCGGCTTGCTCTGCTGGGCGTCCGCCGAGGAGGTGACGGTGTCGATCACGTCATCGGCGGCCAGCGCCCGACGCAGCGCGCCGAGTTCGGCTTCCGAGGCGGAGGTGGCGAGCACCACCCGCAGCCCTCGCTCGGCGCAGGCGCGCAGCAGGTCCGCCGCCCGGGGCAGCGGCGTGAGGCGTTCCCAGTACTCGGCGTACAGGGTGTCGTGCGCGTCGCGCAGCTTCTCGTCGGCGTCCCGGTCCCGCTCAGGGCCCAGCAGATGGTCCAGGAGCTTGTCCGAACCCATCCCGATCGATCGGTGCACCGTCGCCATCGGCACCGGCTGGTCGGTCTGGCGCAGCGCCTCCCACCAACTCACGGTGTGGAGGTAGGTGGTGTCGACCAGGGTGCCGTCGACGTCGAAGAGGACTCCGTTGGGCTGGTCGGTACGCATGGGCGTCCTCCTACCCGTCGGGCGTCTCAGGGATGCGCGGTCGGCGGCGTCAGAATCTCGAACCAGACCGTGGAGCCGCGGACCGACGGGTCGGTGCCCCAGGCGTCACTGAGCTCCTCGATCAGGCCCAGGCCCCGCCCACGACTGCTCAACGTGTCGGTGCGGGTCCGGGTCACGGTGCCCCGGGTGCCGGAATCGGCCACCGAGACCAGCAGCCGCTCGGGGCTGAGGTCGATCTCCACGCGGGCGGCCGTGCCGGCGTGCAGCAACGCGTTGGTGGTCAACTCGCTGGTGCAGAGCACCGCGGCCCCGATCACCGATTCCGGCACCCGCCACTCGGTGAGCTGGCCGGTCATCCAGTGCCGAACCCGGCTGGGCGCGGTCGGCTCGGCAGGCACCTCCATGCTCGCGGAACGACTCGGCTTGAGCGCATGCTCCACCGCCAGCACGGCCACGTCGTCCTCCGTGCTGCCCGGTACCGCCGCGGTGGCCACCGCGCAGAGCGCGCGAGGGTCGCCGCTGCCGGCCTTGGCGACGGCGTCGCCGAGGGTGGCCAGCCCGGTGGTGAGGCTCTGCCGCCGGCGCTCCACCACCCCGTCGCTGAACAGCAGCAGGGTGTCTCCGGGGCGGAACGCGACCGTGACGGTGCTCGGCCGGCCGCCGAGACCCAGCGGGGGACCAGCCGGCACGTCGACGTACTCGGCGTGCGAGCGGCCCGCCGGGTCGCTGCGGCGGATCAGCGGCGCGGGGTGGCCGGCGCTCGCCAGGGTCAACTCCCGCCGCCCCGCGTCGATCACCCCGAACACCACGGTGACGAAGAGCTCGTGTGTGCCGGCCTCCGCGCCCAGGCTGGTCACCAGGCGGTCCAACCCCGCCAGCACCGCGTCGGGCGCCGGGTCGGCGAGGGCCAGCGCACGCAGGGCGGCCCGGACCTGCCCCATCCGCGCGGCGGCCTGCACGTCGTGGCCGGCGACGTCGCCCAGCACCACGCCGAGCGCGCCGCTGGGCAGCAGAAACGCGTCGTAGAAGTCACCGCCGGCGGCGTTGCCGTCCACCCCCGGGTCATAGCGGGCCGCGACCCGCAACCGAGGCAGGTCCGGCAGGTGCTCCGGCAACATGCTGCGTTGCAACAGCTGGGCGGTGCCGTGCTGGGTCTCGAACCGGCGGGCCCGTTCGGCGGCCTGGCCGATCAACTCGGCCGAGGCGGCCAGCAGCGCCCGCTCGGCGGGCGACCAGGTGTGCGGCACCTGGTAACCGACCGCCAGCCCGCCGCGGACCACCGAGGTGCCCAGGGGCAGAGCCGCCATCGAGCGGATCTTCTGGTCGTGGCGGTCCACCGCGATCTCCCACAGCGGTTGCCCGTCGCGGATGAACGACGGGCCGCCGGAGCGTGCCGCCTGCACCACCGGGGCCGTCCAGCCCGCCGGGGCACGTCGCCAGAGCGGGGGAAGGCGCTCGTCTGCCTCGTCCAGCAACTCGCCGCGGACCCGGCGCACCATGCGCCAGCCGCCGCCGCCCTCGTCGACCGCGAACGAGACCTGGTCGGGGTCGAACGTGGTGATCGCCCACCGCAGGGTCACCCGGGCCACGTCGTCGAGGGTGAGCGTGCCGGCGAGCGCCGCGGCCACCTCGCTGAGGCTCTGCAACTGCTCGGTGACATGGGTGGTCTCGGCCGCGACCATCAACGTGCCGACGATCTGCCCGGCACTGTCGCGCACCGGCGAGTAGCCCCGGGTGAAGACCGCCTGCTCCACCGTCGCGGAGTGCCCACGCACCAACGGCAGGGTGGATTCCCTCTCCAGGAACGGCACGCCCTGCCGGTAGGTGCGCTCGAACACCTGGCCGACACCGGGCAGCGCCCAGATCTCGGCGAACACCTCGGCGGCCGGGCGGCCGAGGGCGCTCGGGTGTTTGGCGCCCAGCAACTCGGCGTAGCCGGCGTTGTAGAGCAGAACGAGGTCGTCGCCGTACGCCAGGGCCATCGGCATCGGTGAGGCGAGGATCAGGTCGACGACCGCCCGGATCGCCACGTCCCAGCTCTCGGGCGGGCCCAGCGGGGTGCCGGCCCAGTCGTGGGCGAGCACGTCAGCGGCCGCCCCGGGCCCGGCGGATGCCTCCGGGGCCGGAGTTGCTGGCGTGGGGACTCGCCCGACCGTTCCTGGCATGTTCGCAGCCTAGTCGGCTGACCGGAAAAGGCATCCGATCATAGCGGCGGGCCGTCGCTTTCACCATCGAGGTGGCCGTTCGGGCAGTTCAGGGCCGCTGCCCGGCGGCCTGCCGCAAAAAACTCGGCGCGTTGCGCGGACTGCCAGACCGGTAGCCGGGTATGCGCCCGGCGCAGTCCATGCGACAGGAGGGACATCATGCTGAAAACCCTCGCGGTCCGGCAGGCCGACATCGGCGATGCCATCGCCGACACCTGGAGGTCGGTGCTGCTCTTCATCCCGAAGGCAGTGGCCTTCATCGTCATCCTCGTGGTCGGCTGGCTCATCGCCAGAGCCGTCCTGAAGGTCGTGGATGCGGTGCTAGAACGGGTGCACTTCGACCAAGCGGTCGAACGCGGCGGTATCAAACGGGCCCTGGAGAGAACGAAGTACGACGCCTCCGACATTCTGGCCAGACTGGCGTACTACGCCGTACTGCTGTTCACGCTGCAGTTCGCGTTCGGAGTCTGGGGGCCCAACGCGATCAGTGACCTGATCAGCGGCGTGGTGTCCTGGCTGCCGCGTGCGTTCATCGCGATCGTCATCGTGGTGGTGGCGGCCGCGATCGCCAACGCCGCCCGGGATCTGGTCACCGGGGCGCTGGGAGGACTCTCGTACGGCAAGGTCCTGGCCGACCTGACGGCGATCTTCATCATCGCGCTCGGCGTGATCGCCGCGCTGAACCAGGTGGGTATCGCCACCACGGTGACGACCCCGGTGTTGATCGCGGTGCTCGCCACGGTGGGCGGCATCCTGGTCGTCGGTGTCGGTGGCGGTCTCGTGAAGCCGATGCAGAAACGCTGGGACGGCTGGCTGGAGCGGGCGGCTCGGGAAGCCCGGGCGGTGCAGCAGCAGCGTCAGGCCAACGTGGCCGGGCGGAGCGACGTGGAGCGGCAGATGGCCGACCGCGGGGGCGATCGTACCCAGGCCATGCCTCGGGTGGAGGAGGAAGCCCCGCAATACCGCTCGTAGCATGGCAAAAGGCACGGAGGGTGGGGAGGGTGTTCCGCGGACGACGCGGGGTGCCC
The nucleotide sequence above comes from Micromonospora luteifusca. Encoded proteins:
- a CDS encoding cation:proton antiporter domain-containing protein; the encoded protein is MEPVDVAFALVGLGALLAGVLPRVLERRPLSMPIAFLALGMLVFLLPVGLPTPDPLAHPDLITHLTEVGVIVALMGAGLKIDRPLSWRRWSSTWRLLAIAMPLCIAAVALLGWWWAGLVPAAALLLGAALAPTDPVLAADVQVGEPTDVEDSEDEVRFALTSEAGLNDGLAFPFVYAAIAIASTSLAPRDWFAEWFTVDVLWKVGVGVGGGLLIGWLLGKLFFRAPSELRLARHAEGFLALAATFLAYGLVEVVGGYGFLAVFVAARAIRAAERTHEFHSVLHDFAEQVERLLTLVLLLLLGGAIVGGLLVPLTWPAAAVGLALVFVIRPLVGWLSLRGAPGRPAEHWVISLFGIRGVGSFYYLAYATTKADFPQAELLWATTGLVVLVSVVVHGITATPVMQLLDAEGERTSDPAERDTGSRPVAAAGHA
- a CDS encoding HAD family hydrolase, giving the protein MRTDQPNGVLFDVDGTLVDTTYLHTVSWWEALRQTDQPVPMATVHRSIGMGSDKLLDHLLGPERDRDADEKLRDAHDTLYAEYWERLTPLPRAADLLRACAERGLRVVLATSASEAELGALRRALAADDVIDTVTSSADAQQSKPAPDILVAALTQSGLTAERVVFVGDSVWDVVAAGALSIPCVGLTCGGTSRGELAGAGAVAVYDDPAALLGELADSPLTRPR
- a CDS encoding ATP-binding SpoIIE family protein phosphatase codes for the protein MPGTVGRVPTPATPAPEASAGPGAAADVLAHDWAGTPLGPPESWDVAIRAVVDLILASPMPMALAYGDDLVLLYNAGYAELLGAKHPSALGRPAAEVFAEIWALPGVGQVFERTYRQGVPFLERESTLPLVRGHSATVEQAVFTRGYSPVRDSAGQIVGTLMVAAETTHVTEQLQSLSEVAAALAGTLTLDDVARVTLRWAITTFDPDQVSFAVDEGGGGWRMVRRVRGELLDEADERLPPLWRRAPAGWTAPVVQAARSGGPSFIRDGQPLWEIAVDRHDQKIRSMAALPLGTSVVRGGLAVGYQVPHTWSPAERALLAASAELIGQAAERARRFETQHGTAQLLQRSMLPEHLPDLPRLRVAARYDPGVDGNAAGGDFYDAFLLPSGALGVVLGDVAGHDVQAAARMGQVRAALRALALADPAPDAVLAGLDRLVTSLGAEAGTHELFVTVVFGVIDAGRRELTLASAGHPAPLIRRSDPAGRSHAEYVDVPAGPPLGLGGRPSTVTVAFRPGDTLLLFSDGVVERRRQSLTTGLATLGDAVAKAGSGDPRALCAVATAAVPGSTEDDVAVLAVEHALKPSRSASMEVPAEPTAPSRVRHWMTGQLTEWRVPESVIGAAVLCTSELTTNALLHAGTAARVEIDLSPERLLVSVADSGTRGTVTRTRTDTLSSRGRGLGLIEELSDAWGTDPSVRGSTVWFEILTPPTAHP
- a CDS encoding mechanosensitive ion channel family protein, giving the protein MLKTLAVRQADIGDAIADTWRSVLLFIPKAVAFIVILVVGWLIARAVLKVVDAVLERVHFDQAVERGGIKRALERTKYDASDILARLAYYAVLLFTLQFAFGVWGPNAISDLISGVVSWLPRAFIAIVIVVVAAAIANAARDLVTGALGGLSYGKVLADLTAIFIIALGVIAALNQVGIATTVTTPVLIAVLATVGGILVVGVGGGLVKPMQKRWDGWLERAAREARAVQQQRQANVAGRSDVERQMADRGGDRTQAMPRVEEEAPQYRS